In Vicingus serpentipes, the DNA window AGCTAGTAAAGCAATTAAAGGATTTGGTCTTTTCTCGTTAAAAGGAGGCCTTATTTCTACACGACATGTAGTTCATAATACCGAAGGAAAAGAACTTGTTGAGTGGGGAAAAAGAATAAGTAACCCTAATGGTAAAATAACATCCCAGAAGCGAGTAAATATTCATATTCCCCGTCAGTCATTACGATTAGCTTTACTCGAACAACTAGTAGTACAAGATACTGTTCATTGGGGGCATCAGTTAATAGACTTTAAAGAATGTGAAGATAAAAGTGTTGAACTAACTTTCCAAGTAAACGGAAAGACAAAAAAAACCAAAGCAGACCTAGTAGTTGGTGCCGATGGTATTCGTAGTTCTGTTCGTAAGTTACTGATTGATGAAGAAAACACTCCCTTACGTTATTTAGGCTGTATGGTAATTTTAGGCATTTGCCCTTTAAATAATCTCAAAGATCTTAATAGCCCTTTGCTAGATTCTGCTACTGTATTTCAAACAGTTAATGGTTCAGATCGAATTTATATAATGCCTTTTTCTTCTGACTCGATTATGTGGCAATTTAGTTTTCCAATATCAGAACAAAAAGCTAAGACATTAAGTGAGCAAGGAGCTAAAGCTCTTAAAAATGAAGCCTATAGTAGAATGATGCAATGGCATAGTCCTATTCCTCAAATTATAGAAAAGAGCCCGGCAACTGAAATCACTGGATATCCAGCATATGACAGGGAATTACTCGATAAATCATTATTAGAGAATGCAGGTCCAATAACCTTGATTGGCGATGCAGCTCACCCTATGAGTCCATTTAAAGGGCAGGGAGCAAATCAAGCTCTTCTAGATGCACTTTCATTAGCAAGAGAAATCACAAATAAATGTAGTCATTCATCTCAATGGAGAGAATCTGGAATAAGAAAAAGTATATTAACAGAATTCGAATCAGAGATGTTATCTCGTAGTGCTTCAAAGGTAAAAGCTTCAGCTGAAGCAGTAAAACTCTTACACTCTAAAAGAGTACTTCGAGAAGGCGATGGACCAAAAGGTCGAGCATTAAAATAAATTAAGCTTTTTAGTCGTTAGTTTAACTATAATTTTTCCTGAAGTCTAAACTTTCAACCGAGCTTGCCAACTATCTTTTAGTGGAGCTTTAAAAATTGTATCAAATTCTCTTTTTGTGGTAATGGTATTATTAAACACTAAGGTATTATCAGCAATTGTCCCTTCTTCAATTAGCTTACCAAAGTCTTCCATTTTAACTGGAATAGCTTTATCGTTATTTAAGTAAGCTAAATTCATACGATTTAAGAATTCAGTTTCTAACTGCTCTTCCATCTTCTTCATTAAATTAACAGAAGCATCTTGAGCTCTACCACACATGGTTGCTCCTTCTTCATCAACAAAGAACACTACAAACAAATTGTACAAAATATCGAAATCAGCTTTCAACATACTTCCATGAGACTCCCAAGAATTAATAAAGTCATCAATCTCAACTTTTAAAAATGCGATATCATCATTATCTAAATGTGTTGCTGCTTGGTAAATCCAAACTTTCGCATTATCAGGATATGTTTTATATTCTTCGTTCATTCTATAAATCGTTTGCTTTTGCAATTAATTCAGCTAAATCAAACACTTTTACTTCGTGTTCTTTTTCTTTTAACTTCACCCCATCAGTCATCATTGTCATACAAAATGGACAACCCGTCGCAATAATATCTGGCTTAATACCTAATGCTTCTTCTGTACGCTCAATGTTTACTTCCTTATCTCCCTTCTCTGCTTCTTTAAACATTTGTGCTCCTCCAGCTCCGCAACAAAAGCCTTTCGATTTGCATCTTTTCATTTCAACCAATTCAGCATCTAATTTTTCAATCAACTGTCTTGGTGCTTCATACACATCATTGGCTCTACCTAAATAACATGGGTCATGAAAGGTGATTTTTTTACCTTTAAACGAACCTCCTTCAATGGTAAGCTTTCCATCATTTATTAATTGTTGAATAAATTCAGAGTGGTGTAAAACTTCATAGTTTCCTCCTAACTCAGGATATTCATTTTTAAGTGTATTAAAACAATGCGGACAAGTGGTAACTATCTTTTTTATTTCATAAGCATTTAACACCTGAATATTCCCCATGGCTTGCATCTGAAACAAAAACTCATTTCCGGCACGTTTAGCAGGGTCACCTGTACAACTTTCTTCAGTACCAAGTACCGCAAAATTAACACCTACATGATTTAAAATTTTAACAAATGCTCGAGTAATTTTCTTTGCTCTATCATCAAAACTTCCAGCACACCCTACCCAAAACAAAACATCTGGTTGCTGACCAGAAGCCATCAACTCTGCCATTGTTGGCACTTTTAATTCACTCATAATTTATTTTTTAAAAACTTCTACTTTGGCATCTCTCACCTCTAAATCTGTAAACTTACCTTCGTATCGTGTTGCTCTAACAATATGATTATCTATCCAATGGTAGTTACCTCCTCTAGGTTTACCCATCATCATTCCATGATATTTAAATCCATGTCTATCCAACCATTCTGTTGTTACTTGTCTATGATCTTCTAATCTAGAAGTGAAAAAAGTGATGATATGACCTTCTTCATACCATTTATTAATTGTTTCTAAAGCACCTTCGTAAATTTTAGCAGTTGCCATTCGCTCTGGTTCTTCATTTGGAATATCATCACAAATAGTTCCATCTATATCAATTAAATAGTTTTTTACATCTTCTGGTAAAACAGGACTAATCTTTTGTCCATCAACAATTTTGTCTTCTAAACTTTTATTCTTCATTTTTCCAATTCAATCGGTCTGCTTGAGCAAATTGCCAAGGAGCACCATTATTTTCAATATTTGTAAATACTCCAGTCCATTCGCTTGGAGCTTTTGATTCTTCCATGATTAAATATCTACGTAAATCAACGATAACAGAAAGCGGGTCGTTGTTTACCGGACAAGCTTCTGTACAAGCATTACAACTTGTACAAGCCAATAATTCTTCTTCTGTAATGTAATCTCTCAATAATGATTTTCCATCATCATAATCAGCTCCATTTTTATCAATACCTTTTCCTACCTCTGTTAAACGATCTCTTGTATCCATCATTATTTTACGAGGAGACAATGCTTTACCAGTAGTATTTGCTGGACATACATCACTACATCTACCACACTCAGTACATGTGTAGCTATCCATTAGCTGCTTCCAAGTTAAATCTTTAACATCTTTTGCTCCAAATCTTTGTGGTTCTCCAACAGGCTCAGCAGGTGCAGCGTATGGATCAGCATTTGGGTCAAACATTAACTCTACTTCTTTTTTTACTGCTGCCATATTATCTAATTCACCTTTAGGTGTTAGTTTAGAATAAAACACATTTGGAAATGCTAATAAAATATGGAAATGTTTAGAATAAGGTAAATAGTTTAAGAATGCAAAAATACCAATGATGTGAAACCACCATAAACCTCTTTCTATCATCACTAGACTTTCTATAGATGCAGCACTAAACATTTTAACAAATACTCCACTTACTGGAAAAGTTCCAACCTGTGTATAATGATCAGCATCTAAATTTTGCAATTGAGTATCTGCTGCATTCATCAACAAAAATGCACCCATCAATAAAATTTCAGTAATCAAAATTAAGTTCGCATCTGACTTAGGCCATGACGTCATTTCTTTTAGGTGAAAACGTTTAATTCTTAGCACGTTTCTTCTAATTAAGAAAACAACACACGCAAGTAAAACAGCTAAAGCTAAAAATTCAAATATTGAAATCAATCCAGTATAAAGAGAACCTAGTGGTGCAAACAACCTATGGTTACCAGTAATACCATCCAATACAATTTCTAAAACCTCAATATTGATTATTAAAAATCCAGCATAAACCACTATATGAAGTAAACCTGAAACTGGACGAACAACCATTTTAGATTGACCAAGTGCCACTCTTGCCATTAAAGAAAAACGTTCGCTTTTTTTATCCGATCTATCTAGGTCTTTTCCTAGTTTAATGTTTCTTATTATCGTTTTAACATTTTTAGCAAACAAGAATGATGCTCCTAATAGTAAAACAACAAAAACAATTGATGATATCATAAAATTAAATTATTAGTCTTTATCCTTTCTTCCAAAAACAGAGAAATGAACATACCTTTTTGGATGTTCTTTAAAATCAATTAAAAGTCTATCTAGATTTACAGAAACAGAATCTAAATGATTGTATAAACTATCATTATTCATCAACTGTCCCATTGTCCCTTCTCCATTATTAATTTTAGTCATTATATCGGTCATGTTCTCAAAGGTTTTTTGAGCTGATTCCATAGTAGATTTTAAGTCAAGAGATGCTAGAGAATCTCCTAAGTTTTTATAAGTTTTTAAGGTCGGTTTTACAACAGTTTTAATAGTGTTGTTTAACTCTAAAGCTAGCACATTGTAACTCTCTACAGTTGTATTTAATTTCACTAAAGCTAATTCTAAGTTTCTTTTGTTTTTAACATTTAAAACTTCATTTAGATTATTTAATGTTTTAGACAAACCAGAAACAGCTATATTAAGAGAGTCCATTAAATTTTCAGCCTTTTGTTTTATTGGTAAAATTTGCTCACTTACATCATCTAACATCGACATTTCAATATCCGCTTGTAAAGTATCTCCATCTAACAATTCTGTCTTACTGTTGCCTACTTTTAATGCAATTGCCTTAGAACCTAGAAAATCCATACTAATAAGACTTGCAAAAGAATTATTTGGAATTATATAATCATTTTCTGTGATTAAAAGTTCTACCACAACACTGCCTGATTGATTTGGGTGAAAATAAATAGATTCAACTACTCCTATTTGAAATCCATTTATAAGTATTGGTGATGATTTTGCTAAACCTGCAACAGAAGGATAAACTGTATATACAGTTTTAGTTTTGAATAGTAAATTCGTTCCTTTTAAATAATTATAACCCCACACAAGTAGAGCTATAGATAACATAGCTACAAACCCAACTTTTACTTCTTTAGAAATTTTCATTTATATAATTTCGAGACTTTTGCAAATATCGGTAAACGAATTCATTTGACAAAAAAATGGCTTTGTATTAAAAGTTAATTTTCTTGTAATTTAATTGCTTCACTAATTGGAATTCTTTTACCATCTTTAAAAGCAACAATGAAAGCATCTTCAAAACCTTTACCTCTTAATTGTAATTGCAAAACATTTGCTTGATTTAAATTTTTCTCTTTCCCAACTGTATATCGATACAAACCTCCTGCCTCATACAATCCTACCCCCTCTATACCTTTAAAATTTTCTGGTTTCAATTCAGTTTTCACTGATGATGTTGCTATTTGAACTTTAAAAACAACGCCTTCTTCAACATCATCTTTCTTTTTGTCTTTCTTATCTTTTTTAATTTCTTCTTTCACGATAGGTTCTTCAACTTTTACTTCTTCCTTCTTTTCTTCTTCAGGTTGCTTTATTTTTATCTCTAATTCATTTTTATAATCCTTAAAAGCTCTAAATATAGCTGAAGCCATATAATCTTGACCGATTTCAGAATTTAAAAACTTTTCTTCTTCAACATTTGTTAAAAATCCTGTTTCTATTAATACACTTGGCATTGAAGTTTGATGTAGAACCAAAAAACCTGCTTGCTTTACTCCTCTGTTTTTTCTTCCAACACGCTCTGTAAATTGAGTTTGAATTTTAGAGGCTAACAACAAACTCTGCTCTAAATATGCACTCTGCATCAATGTCATTGTAATATATGATTCTGGTGAATTAGGATCGAAATTTTCATATTTCGATTTATAATCATCCTCTAAAAGTATAGAAGAGTTTTCTCGTTGGGCAACTTTTAAGTTAGCTTCTGATTTATGCAACCCCATAACAAAAGTTTCAGTTCCAAATGCACCTTTATTATCATTTGCATTAGCATGAACACAAATAAACAAATCTGCATTGGCTTTATTTGCAATACGAGCTCTTTCTGTCAATTCTAAAAAAACATCAGTTTTTCTAGTATAGATAACTTTTACGTCTTGAAAATTTTGTTCTATATAAGCTCCTAATTTTAATGCGATAGAAAGAGCAACATTTTTTTCGCTAGAATGTGCACCTTGACAACCTCCATCATGACCTCCATGTCCAGCATCTATAACTACTGTTTTAACTCCAAAAAAATCTTCGTTTTTTAATTTAAAGTTATAAGAAAAGCTTTTAAAGCTAATGAAAACAAGAAAAACTAAAATAAACCGTTTCATTATTTGAAAACTATTCATGTTTAAGTATGGTAACAACATATCGTCAAATTTATTTTTTTAATTTTGAGCCCTTTAACTGATAAAACTATTTTATCACAACTTTAATGTTAATAATT includes these proteins:
- a CDS encoding FAD-dependent oxidoreductase, which codes for MKNKEVSWTECEECKGHGTKTRRFRKNSKLHKQNISNELETNNNKNTRPPLNKHLITCSTCSGSGLNPSDSFPIADKETYPQVAIIGGGIGGVALAVACLHRKIPFTIFERDNSFDARSQGYGLTLQQASKAIKGFGLFSLKGGLISTRHVVHNTEGKELVEWGKRISNPNGKITSQKRVNIHIPRQSLRLALLEQLVVQDTVHWGHQLIDFKECEDKSVELTFQVNGKTKKTKADLVVGADGIRSSVRKLLIDEENTPLRYLGCMVILGICPLNNLKDLNSPLLDSATVFQTVNGSDRIYIMPFSSDSIMWQFSFPISEQKAKTLSEQGAKALKNEAYSRMMQWHSPIPQIIEKSPATEITGYPAYDRELLDKSLLENAGPITLIGDAAHPMSPFKGQGANQALLDALSLAREITNKCSHSSQWRESGIRKSILTEFESEMLSRSASKVKASAEAVKLLHSKRVLREGDGPKGRALK
- a CDS encoding ABC transporter ATPase gives rise to the protein MNEEYKTYPDNAKVWIYQAATHLDNDDIAFLKVEIDDFINSWESHGSMLKADFDILYNLFVVFFVDEEGATMCGRAQDASVNLMKKMEEQLETEFLNRMNLAYLNNDKAIPVKMEDFGKLIEEGTIADNTLVFNNTITTKREFDTIFKAPLKDSWQARLKV
- a CDS encoding (Fe-S)-binding protein, with the protein product MSELKVPTMAELMASGQQPDVLFWVGCAGSFDDRAKKITRAFVKILNHVGVNFAVLGTEESCTGDPAKRAGNEFLFQMQAMGNIQVLNAYEIKKIVTTCPHCFNTLKNEYPELGGNYEVLHHSEFIQQLINDGKLTIEGGSFKGKKITFHDPCYLGRANDVYEAPRQLIEKLDAELVEMKRCKSKGFCCGAGGAQMFKEAEKGDKEVNIERTEEALGIKPDIIATGCPFCMTMMTDGVKLKEKEHEVKVFDLAELIAKANDL
- a CDS encoding LNS2 domain-containing protein: MKNKSLEDKIVDGQKISPVLPEDVKNYLIDIDGTICDDIPNEEPERMATAKIYEGALETINKWYEEGHIITFFTSRLEDHRQVTTEWLDRHGFKYHGMMMGKPRGGNYHWIDNHIVRATRYEGKFTDLEVRDAKVEVFKK
- a CDS encoding (Fe-S)-binding protein, which encodes MISSIVFVVLLLGASFLFAKNVKTIIRNIKLGKDLDRSDKKSERFSLMARVALGQSKMVVRPVSGLLHIVVYAGFLIINIEVLEIVLDGITGNHRLFAPLGSLYTGLISIFEFLALAVLLACVVFLIRRNVLRIKRFHLKEMTSWPKSDANLILITEILLMGAFLLMNAADTQLQNLDADHYTQVGTFPVSGVFVKMFSAASIESLVMIERGLWWFHIIGIFAFLNYLPYSKHFHILLAFPNVFYSKLTPKGELDNMAAVKKEVELMFDPNADPYAAPAEPVGEPQRFGAKDVKDLTWKQLMDSYTCTECGRCSDVCPANTTGKALSPRKIMMDTRDRLTEVGKGIDKNGADYDDGKSLLRDYITEEELLACTSCNACTEACPVNNDPLSVIVDLRRYLIMEESKAPSEWTGVFTNIENNGAPWQFAQADRLNWKNEE
- a CDS encoding MlaD family protein; translation: MKISKEVKVGFVAMLSIALLVWGYNYLKGTNLLFKTKTVYTVYPSVAGLAKSSPILINGFQIGVVESIYFHPNQSGSVVVELLITENDYIIPNNSFASLISMDFLGSKAIALKVGNSKTELLDGDTLQADIEMSMLDDVSEQILPIKQKAENLMDSLNIAVSGLSKTLNNLNEVLNVKNKRNLELALVKLNTTVESYNVLALELNNTIKTVVKPTLKTYKNLGDSLASLDLKSTMESAQKTFENMTDIMTKINNGEGTMGQLMNNDSLYNHLDSVSVNLDRLLIDFKEHPKRYVHFSVFGRKDKD
- a CDS encoding N-acetylmuramoyl-L-alanine amidase family protein, whose protein sequence is MKRFILVFLVFISFKSFSYNFKLKNEDFFGVKTVVIDAGHGGHDGGCQGAHSSEKNVALSIALKLGAYIEQNFQDVKVIYTRKTDVFLELTERARIANKANADLFICVHANANDNKGAFGTETFVMGLHKSEANLKVAQRENSSILLEDDYKSKYENFDPNSPESYITMTLMQSAYLEQSLLLASKIQTQFTERVGRKNRGVKQAGFLVLHQTSMPSVLIETGFLTNVEEEKFLNSEIGQDYMASAIFRAFKDYKNELEIKIKQPEEEKKEEVKVEEPIVKEEIKKDKKDKKKDDVEEGVVFKVQIATSSVKTELKPENFKGIEGVGLYEAGGLYRYTVGKEKNLNQANVLQLQLRGKGFEDAFIVAFKDGKRIPISEAIKLQEN